The nucleotide window GCTCTGTCATGCTAACCGGCGACAACCGCCGCACCGCCCAAGCGATCGCCAACGGCTTGGGAATCGAATGGAACGCCGAGCTACTGCCTCAGGACAAGCTCGATCTCGTTAACAAGATGAAAAAGAAGACAAAGGTGGCTATGGTCGGTGATGGCATTAACGATGCCCCCGCCCTTGCAACGGCAGATGTCGGTATCGCGATGGGTGGCGGCACGGACGTTGCCATCGAAACCGCCGATGCTGCCTTGCTCAAAAGCCGAGTGACCGACGTTGCGCACCTTATAGCGCTATCACGCGCAACAATGGCCAATATCCGCCAGAACGTTGTTTTTGCGCTTGCGCTGAAGGCATTGTTCCTGGTCACCAGCGTGCTCGGCATCACGGGCCTATGGGTGGCGGTGCTGGCCGACACCGGCGCCACCGCGATCGTCACGCTCAATGCGCTTCGCCTGTTGCGCTTCAAGGGGGGAGCGACCGCTCGTGCCGATGAAAGTAATGGCGCTCCTACCTATGAGGCAGCGGAAGCTGGTTCCTGAACATGGGTGATACCAACCAGTGATGGAATGGTTTGGAGAGATTTATTCCGCCATCGATATCTCGATGGTGGAATAATGTTGATAGGAGAGCATTATATGTCTCTAAGTATTGGAGATATGTCGGAGATCGCGGGGGTAAAAGTACCGACAATCCGATATTATGAAGAAATCGGGTTGCTGCGCAGTAAGCCGAGAAATAAACTCAATCATAGGCGATACGATAATAGCTCTTTGATGAGATTAATCTTCATTCGTGAAGCTAGGATGCTTGGTTTTGATATAGATATCATCCGTGATTTTCTTCGACTATCTGATGGTATTTGCACGGAGTCGGAGTCAATGGAAATTTTATCGGTGAGCCTGAAGGACGTACGTAACCGCATTCGCCGGTTGCAATTACTTTCGGTACAATTAAATCGTATCGTCAAGCCATCGACGAGCGATGCAATCCCTCCCAACAATATCCTGACAGCCCTCTCTTGATGAGGTTCTTCTCGATAAGACGTCGATTAACATGAAGGTGACATATGCATAAAGGCTCTGACCTTCTTGTCGCGGCGCTCGAAAACGAGGGCGTCGACCGCATTTTCGGCGTTCCGGGTGAGGAAAACCTTGATATTGTCGAGTCGTTGCGGTGTTCTAAAATCGAATTGGTGCTGACACGTCATGAGCAGGCGGCAGCGTTTATGGCTGCAACGCATGGGCGCCTTACCGGCCGTCCCGGCGTATGTATAGCCACACTCGGCCCTGGCGCCCTCAATTTCTCGACCGGCGCCGCTTATGCCCACCTCGGTGCCATGCCAATGGTCATGATCACCGGCCAGAAGGCGGTCAGAACCGCTAAGCAAGCGCGTTTCCAGATCGTCGACGTAGTTGCCTCGATGCGTCCGTTGACCAAAATGACGCGCCAGATCGTCAGCCCGTCCAGCATTCCGGCCATGGTGCGCGACGCCTTCCGAGTCGCTATGGAGGAGCGACCTGGCCCGGTCCATCTCGAGCTGCCCGAAGATGTTGCCGCAGAGATGACCGAAGATATCGGCTCGATCCCCCTTCATCGCCTGCCCCGGCCTGTCGCACCCACAGAGGCGCTGGACTTCGCAGCGGAGATGATCGCCGCAGCCAGGAATCCGCTGGTGATGATCGGTGCGGCGGGGAACCGCCCGCGCCTTATAGAGCCGCTTTCAGCCTTTGTTCGGGCCGCAGGGCTTCCCTTTTTCAACACGCAGATGGGCAAGGGTGCCGTCACAGGCGGATCCAACCTCTATATGGGAACCGCAGCACTGTCGGAAGGCGACTACGTCCATGAGGCGGTTGCGCTCGCTGATCTTATCGTCGCCGTGGGCCATGACACGGTCGAAAAGCCGCCTTTTCTGATGCGTAGCGCCGGCGGCCCGAAGGTAATTCATATCGGGTACGAAGCGGCCACCGTCGAGCAGGTCTACCACCCAGAGGCCGAGGTCATCGGCGACATCGGCGCAACCGTGAGCGCGCTTGCCGAACGGCTCGCAGGAAAGCTTCCGGCCCAGTTGAAGATGATGGAGTTGCGACAGCGCATTCTGGCACGGATCAATGCCGGCGCGGAAGAAAACAGGTTCCCGGTGACGCCGCAGCGTCTAGTCCACGACGTGCGCGCGGTGATGCCGGAGGATGGCATCGTGTGTCTCGACAATGGCATGTACAAGATCTGGTTCGCGCGGAACTACCGCACCCATGTCGCCAACACGCTACTGCTCGACAACGCGCTGGCGACAATGGGCGCCGGCCTGCCTTCCGCGATGATGGTGGCGATGCTGCATCCCGGCAGGCGCGTGCTGGCGATTTGCGGCGACGGTGGTTTCATGATGAACAGTCAGGAGATGGAGACCGCGGTGAGACTGGGGCTGAACCTCGTCATACTTGTTCTCAACGACGGTGCATACGGCATGATCCGCTGGAAACAGGCAGTCGACGAATTTCCCGACTTTGGGATGACCTTCGGCAATCCCGATTTCATTCGCTATGCCGAAGCCTACGGAGCCACTGGGTGGCGCATAAACTCCACCGACGCGCTCACCGTCACGCTCGACAGGGCATTTGATGCCGGCGGGGTCCATCTGGTGGATTGCCCGATTGACTATTCCGAAAATACTCGCGTGCTTGTCGAGGAGTTGCGCAACAAGGTCCCCGACATTGACCTGGCCTGATGTGCTGAAGCATTTGCTGATGGTCGTACGCGGCCACTGACCCGTAAGGGTCAGTGGCCGTAACTATCATATTTTTGCGCTGCGCAGCCGGAGCGAGTTCGCTATAACGCTGACCGACGACAGTGCCATAGCGGCGGCGGCTATGACCGGCGAAAGCAGGATGCCAAACGTCGGGTAGAGAATACCCGCCGCGACCGGCACACCCGCCGCATTATAGATGAAGGCGAAGAACAGGTTCTGCCGGATGTTGCGCATCGTGGCCCGGCTGAGCTGCTGAGCGCGCACGATGCCCTGCAGGTCGCCTTTTAGAAGGGTCACGCCCGCGCTCTCGATCGCAACGTCCGTGCCGGTTCCCATCGCGATGCCGACATCGGCGGCGGCGAGCGCCGGCGCATCGTTGACACCGTCACCTGCCATTCCGACGATTCGGCCTTCCTTGCGAAGACGTTCGACGATCGCGCTTTTGTCCTCCGGCAGGACTTCCGCCTCGACCTCCGAGATGCCAAGCTGACGGGCGACCGCCTGCGCGGTGGTCTTGTTGTCGCCGGTCAGCATGACCACGCGGATGCCCTGCGCCGTGAGTTCGCGGACAGCCTGGGGAGTCGTTTCCTTGATCGGATCGGCGATAGCGAACAGTCCTGCCAGCACACCGTCCCGCGCCATGAAGATGACTGTCGCTCCCTCGTCGCGCAGTTCTTCGGCTTTGGCGTTCATCGGGGAGATGTCGATCCCCTCTTCGCCCATGATCCGGTGGCTGCCGAGGATCAGCCTGTGCCCTTCAACCGTGCCGGTGACACCTTTGCCGACGGGGCTGTCGAAATCCTGCGCGTCACCCAGTGCCATGCCTCGCTCGCCTGCCGCGTTGACCACTGCAAGCGCCAGGGGATGTTCGCTCGACCGCTCCAGTGTCGCCGCCTGACGCAGCAGGTCGGTTTCGGTGATACCATCAGCCGTTATGATCGCTGTAACCTTTGGGCGGCCTTCTGTCAGCGTGCCGGTCTTGTCGACGACCAGCGTATCGACCTTCTCGAAGCGCTCCAGCGCCTCGGCGTTCTTGATGAGGACGCCGAGCCCCGCGCCACGGCCGACGCCGACCATAATCGACATCGGTGTCGCCAATCCGAGCGCACAGGGGCAGGCAATGATGAGAACAGCGACGGCAGCCACCAACGCATGGGCAAATTGCGGCTCCGGCCCGACCATGAACCAGGCGAAGAAGGCGACGATGGCGACCAGGATGACCGCCGGAACGAACCAGCCCGACACGTCGTCGGCAAGCCGCTGGATCGGCGCGCGTGACCTTTGCGCATCCGCCACCATCTGCACGATACGGGACAGCATCGTATCGCGCCCGACCTTGCCGGCTTCCATCACAAAGCCGCCGGTCTGGTTCATTGTGCCGGCTATCACCTTTGATCCTTCCAATTTGGTAACAGGCATGGATTCGCCGGTGATCATAGATTCGTCGATCGAACTGCGTCCCTCGACCAGCGTGCCGTCGACCGGCACTTTCTCGCCCGGGCGCACCCGCAGACGGTCACCTACGACGACGGCATCCAGCTCGATGTCCTCGTCGCTGCCATCGGCATTGACCCGGCGCGCGATCTTCGGAGCAAGGTCAAGAAGCGCGCGGATCGCGCCGCCGGTCTGCTCGCGGGCGCGCAATTCGAGAACCTGACCCAGGAGAACTAGGGCCGTGATGACGGCAGCCGCCTCGAAATAGACGGCGACCGCGCCACCCATCGTCTGGAACGTTGCGGGGAAGAGGCCCGGCGCCACCGTTGCCAAAACGCTGTAAACCCAGGCCACACCGGTGCCCATCGCGATGAGCGTGAACATGTTGAGGTGCCGCGTGACTACCGATTGCCAGCCACGCTGGAAAAACGGCCAGCCGGCCCAGAGCACGACAGGCGTAGCGAAGAGCAACTGCAGCCAGTTCGAAGTCTGCGGCGCGACGAGCATGTGGAGCGACGGGAAGAGATGCCCGCCCATCTCCAGCGTGAAGACAGGTATCGTCAGAAGCAAGCCGACCCAGAATCGGCGGCGCATGTCGAGATATTCCTCACTCGGGCCGGTCTCCAGAGACGGCATCTCAGGCTCCAGCGCCATTCCGCAGATCGGGCAGTTTCCTGGACCCTGCTGGCGGATTTGCGGATGCATAGGACAAGTGTAGATCGTCCCCTCGGCAACCGGCGCATCGGCTCTGATCTGCTTCTTCTCCGGGTGTGCATAGGCGGCGGGATCGGCCTCGAACTTGCCCTTGCAGCTGACAGAGCAGAAATGAAACATCGATCCATGATAGGTCGAATGATGCTCGGTCTTCTCGGGATCGACATCCATGCCGCAAACCGGATCTTTCACCGTTTTTGCGAACGAATGCGCATGGCCGGAATGACTCTCGTGTCCCGCGCCGTCATGGTTGTGCCTGTGTTGCTCATCGGTCATTGGCGTTCCCTTCACGAACTCCGTAAATCACACAGATTCATAGTGAAATATCTGATGGGGGACGCGCTTCGGCACTTACGAAACTCTCGCGTAAAGCCGACTCGCGACGGTTCTTGTCTTCCACACGACTACTGATCATGCCTGACGTCAGAATCATGGTCGCGTCGTCTCGGGCCGACGAGCCAGCGAATCAGCTTCCTGAACGGATTCCGCGTCTCGCCCGATGCGTTTTTCCGAGCGCCTTCTCCTGCGACCGGACGTCCGGCTGAGTGTTCTCCTGGCTGGAAAGAACCAGCGGCATCAGCACCCTCACATCTGCGCTGAACCCGCATGATGGAGGAATGCTCTTCTTTCCGATCACACACGCCCTCCTCCTTTACCTTCTTGGAAAGTCATATTGCGGCTTCCAACTGTTGTAAGGTCAAGAGGCAAACAGCAGGCGCAGCCGGATGGCGTCGAGCGACAAAAAATGCACGACACTACTTGACAAATCAATATATGAACAACTATTCAACTGTCGAATTCAAACGCGACGGAAGAACCCATGTCAAACCCCTCCCCCACCTCACACGACAATCACGCCGGACACAATCATGATGACCACGCCGGTCACAGCCATGCCCCCGCGGTAACGAACCAGAATGAGCGCAGGATTCTGATCTCGTTCTTCATGATCTTGACTTTCATGGTCGTCGAAGCGATCGGCGGCATCGTATCCGGTTCGCTTGCGCTGCTCGCCGACGCCGGTCACATGCTGACCGACGCGATCGCCCTTGGCCTTGCCTATGTGGCCTTCCGCCTCGGACGCAAGGCGGCGGACGGCAAACGTACGTTCGGATACATGCGCTTTGAAGTGATCGCCGGCCTCGTCAACGCGCTCACCCTGTTCGGAATCGTCGGCTGGATCATGTACGAAGCCTATGAGCGCTTCCAGCAGCCCGGCGAAGTCCTCGCCGGACCAATGTTCCTCGTGGCTGTCGCCGGTCTGCTCGTGAACCTTTTCGTGCTGTGGTACCTGACGCGGGGCGAGACCGATCACGTCAATGTCAAGGGCGCGGTTCTCCACGTCATGGGCGACCTGCTCGGCTCGGTCGGCGCCATCGCTGCGGCCATCATCATCTGGTACACGAACTGGACCCCGATCGACCCGATCCTGTCCGTCGTCGTCTCGCTGCTGATCCTGCGCAGTGCCTGGGCCCTGCTGAAGAACGCCCTGCACATCCTGCTGGAAGGCGCACCCGACAATGCCGATGCCAACGACATCGCTGGCTGGGTGGAAAGCACCGTCCCCGGCGTGGAAAAGGTCAGCCACGTCCACGTCTGGTCGATCACTTCGGGCCGCACCCTCGCTACGCTTCAGGTGAAGCCCCGTGACGGCGCGGACATCCTGGCCACCGTCCGCCAGGTCGCGGAAGGACTGAAGGAGAAGTTCAAGATCGAACATCCGACGGTCGGCATCGATTGGGAGGAGAACGGCGATTGCAGCCTCGGCAGGCAAAGCGTGATCTCGCTCCACGCCGGACACGCACACTGAACGATGCACGGGCGGAGGAGAAATCCTCCGCCCGCAAACTTTAAAAGGGGTTGCCTGTGTTGCCCGCAGAAACGCTTTCCCCGGAAGAGACCGACCATCTGTCAGAAACGTTCCGCCTGCTTGGCGACCCGAGCAGGCTTCGCATCGTCCTGGCCTGCGCCGTCGGCCCGAGAGCCGTCACCCGGATCGCGAACGATCTGGGACTTTCGCAATCCCTCGTCAGTCATCACCTCAGGCTGCTGCGTGCCGCCAGGCTCGTCAGGGGAATACGCCGGTCGAAACAGGTTCTCTACGAACTCTCCGACCCGCATGTCATGTCAGTGGTGCGCAGCATTGTTTGCCATCTGGTTGAAGAGAAATAGCAATATCAAAGAAACGACATTGCTAATGCTCTTTGATGAGATGCTCTCAGTAAACAGTCTTCTTCAACAGGCCAACCACCTCAGGGAGGTCCGCGACATAACGCGCAAATCACCAATCAAGCACAAATTACACTTGAACACACATTGAACTGTGCCCATCTTTCCATTCAGACTGATAGGCAATCACGTTATGAAAAACGCGAGCCATGAAATGCAAAAGGCTTTCAGATCGGTTCGGACCCGACATTCCCTGTCGGTTCCCCCTGAACAGGCGCTGGCATTCATACTGGTGATGCAACTCGACATCACAGTACATTTTTCAACCGTAGATCGATAAGAAAGGATCTTTCATGTCTGTAAAAGGTAAGGCAATCTTGGTGACGGGTGCCAGCCAGGGCATCGGGCGCGGTATCGCCCTGAGACTTGCAACAGACGGGGCGGATATAGCCCTGGTGGACATCAAGGCAGACAAGCTTGAAAATGTTCGCAAGGAAGTCGAAGCTCTGGGCGTGAACGCCACCACCTTCGTCGCCGACGTCAGCAGCCGCGACGAGGTCTATGCCGCCATCGATCATGCTGAGAAGGAACTCGGCGGCTTTAACGTCATCGTCAACAATGCCGGTGTCGCGCAGGTCAAGCCGCTCTCTGACGTGGAACCAGCAGACCTCGACCGGATTTTCCGGATCAATGTCGACGGCGTCGTCTGGGGCATTCAGGCCTCAGCGAAGAAGTTCGCAGACCTCGGGCAGAAGGGCAAGATTATCAATGCTGCGTCTATTGCCGGACATGATGGTTTTGCCATGCTCGGCGTCTATTCGGCCACCAAGTTCGCTGTGCGTGCGCTGACCCAGGCGGCGGCCAAGGAATATGCCAGCAAGGGGATCACTGTGAACGCGTACTGCCCCGGCATCGTCGGTACAGACATGTGGGTAGAGATAGACGAGCGTTTCGCCGAGATTACCGGTTCTCCGAAGGGCGAGACATTCAAGAAATATGTCGAAGGCATCGCGCTCGGCCGCGCTCAGACGCCGGAAGATGTTGCCGCCCTCGTCGCTTTCCTGGCAAGCGACGATTCCGACTACATCACCGGGCAATCCATCCTCACCGATGGCGGTATTGTCTATCGCTGAGGGAGCAAAGGCGGACGATAATGCGGTTCATGCCGTCGGATGCGGGAAAATCCCCATCCGGCGGCGCAAAACTGGCCGCAGTTCCTCTCGGCCTTGAATTAATGGCCGGACATCTCTTGAAATATCCACTCCAGGGGGATAGGATATTTCAATGTCAGACTCGTCTTTCGTACACACCTCTCACGACGCCGTGGTCAAGCGTCTCAGGCGCGCCGACGGCCACCTGCGAAGCGTCGTCGAGATGATCGAGGCCGGGCGATCGTGCCTCGACATCGCCCAGCAACTGCATGCTGTCGAGAAGGCCATTTCCCAGGCCAAGAAAACGCTCATCCAGGATCACCTCGACCACTGCCTCGAGGACGTCGTCGGGCCGATTGCGAAAGAGCAACGCCGGTCAATCGACGAGTTCAAGGAAATCACGAAATATCTTTGAGGCGGTAACGATGCTGCAGGTACTGTCGAATCGCACCTACAGGCATCTTTTCCTTGCCCAGGTGATTGCACTTGTGGGAACGGGGCTTGCCACCATAGCGCTGGGACTTCTGGCGTTCGAGCTCGCTGGCCCCGATGCCGGCGCCGTGCTGGGAACCGCCCTCGCCATCAAGATGATCGCCTATGTCGGCGTTGCCCCGATCGCATCCGCCTTTACCGAGCGCCTTCCCCGGCGCGCCATGCTCGTCTTTCTCGACCTGGTGCGCGCATGCGTGGCCATGTTCCTGCCGTTCGTCACCGAAATCTGGCAGGTCTATGTGCTGATCTTCGTGCTTCAGGCCGCCTCAGCCGCTTTCACGCCGACCTTTCAGGCGACGATCCCCGATATACTTCCCGACGAAAAGCAATATACGCGGGCGCTGTCGCTATCCCGGCTAGCCTACGATCTGGAAAGCGTGGTCAGTCCGATGCTAGCAGCCGCGTTGCTGACGGTGATTTCCTTCCACAGCCTCTTTTCCGGAACGGTTGTGGGCTTCATGGCCTCCGCTGCTCTTGTCCTGACGGTGGTGCTGCCCAGCCCGCGCCCGACCAAACCACGCGGCATCTATGACCGCACGACACGCGGAATGCGGATCTATCTCGCGACGCCGCGGCTACGCGGCCTGCTCGCGATCAATCTTGCTGTGGCATCGGCGGGAGCGCTCGTGATCGTCAACACTGTCGTCTATGTGCAGTCCGCGTTCGGTCTCGACCAGACGGCGATGGCGCTCGCACTGGCAGCCTTCGGCGGCGGCTCGATGCTGTCGGCACTGATCCTGCCACGACTGCTCGACACCGTGCCGGACCGCCCGGTGATGCTCTCAGGCGCTATTCTGCTCGCAGCCGGCACGGCGGCGGCGGCATTGTTGACGTCCTACGGCTGGCTTCTGCCGCTCTGGTTCGTCCTCGGTCTCGGCTATTCGACCGCACAGACGCCGTCAGGCCGTCTCCTGCGACGTTCCTCGTCGCCGGAGGACCGCCCGGCCCTGTTTGCCGCGCAATTCGCGCTGTCCCATGCATGCTGGCTGATCGCCTATCCGCTTGCCGGATGGGCCGGGGCTGCGTTCGGCCTGCCCGGCACGGCTCTCATTCTGGCTGCGCTAGCGGCGACGGCCATCGGCGTGGCGTTCACTACCTGGCCCGCGAGGGATCCGGAAATCCTCACCCATGAGCATAAGGAGCTGCCGCAAGACCACCCGCATTTGCGGGAGGCTCATGGCCGAAGTCATTCCCACCCCTTCGCCATCGACGATCTTCATCCCGCCTGGCCGGTGAAGGGATGAAGTAGTTGGAGCAAGTTTTGGCGCTCGCGGGGTTGTTCTCCGTTGCCTTCCTCGCAGCGACGATCCTGCCTGCACAGTCAGAGGCGGCTTTCATCGCCTTGCAGGCGCTCGGCTACCCGGCAGTCCTTCTCGTCGTCGTAGCCGGGTTGGGCAACACGCTTGGAGCCGTGGTGAACTGGATCATCGGCCGTGGTGTCGATCGCTATCGCGAAAGGCGCTGGTTTCCCGTCTCGCAGGCCGCACTCGATCGTGCCTCACGCTGGTACAGCAATTGGGGCCGATGGAGCCTTCTGCTCTCTTGGGCTCCACTCGTCGGCGATGCCCTGACGGTTGCCGCGGGGGCGTTGAGAGAGCCCTTTTGGAGCTTTCTTTTTCTAGTCGCTGTGGCCAAGACCTGCAGATACATCATCCTGGCGATGGCTGTCGCGGAAGTGACTCCCTAACGCAAACGGCTTCTGATCGCCTCCATCTGCTGGATCTCTTCGCGCTGGGCATCCGTGATCTGTGCGCACAGGCTGACAAGTTGAGGGTCCGACAGCGATGCCTCACGGCACATCAGAATGGCTCCGGAATGATGCGGGATCATGGAATCGATGAACTGCCGGTCATCGATCAGCGCCTGGCTCCGCGTCGCCCAGAAAGAGCCCACGGTCAGCGCGGCGAAGAGAACGTAGAGCGCCAGGTTCATCTCCCTGTTTGGGAACATGCCCGGCATCGTCGCCAGCATGAAGATGCCCATCGGCGCCCACATAGTCAGGGCCATGTAGAACATGTTCATGTTGTTGCGAAAATCGCTCCAGCCGTCGATCATCGAGAACATGACGACGTACATGACCACCAGCCCAAGGGTCATGTTGATCCAGAACATCAGATAGGGGCGGCCATGCGATCCATGACCGCCGCCGGTGTTATGAGCGCCATGATGCGTCTTTCGGGGACTACCATGCGCCACGTGATCGTGAGACATCACTCTCTCCTTCGGTCGTTCAGTGCCCCATGC belongs to Stappia indica and includes:
- a CDS encoding MerR family transcriptional regulator, with the protein product MSLSIGDMSEIAGVKVPTIRYYEEIGLLRSKPRNKLNHRRYDNSSLMRLIFIREARMLGFDIDIIRDFLRLSDGICTESESMEILSVSLKDVRNRIRRLQLLSVQLNRIVKPSTSDAIPPNNILTALS
- a CDS encoding acetolactate synthase large subunit, giving the protein MHKGSDLLVAALENEGVDRIFGVPGEENLDIVESLRCSKIELVLTRHEQAAAFMAATHGRLTGRPGVCIATLGPGALNFSTGAAYAHLGAMPMVMITGQKAVRTAKQARFQIVDVVASMRPLTKMTRQIVSPSSIPAMVRDAFRVAMEERPGPVHLELPEDVAAEMTEDIGSIPLHRLPRPVAPTEALDFAAEMIAAARNPLVMIGAAGNRPRLIEPLSAFVRAAGLPFFNTQMGKGAVTGGSNLYMGTAALSEGDYVHEAVALADLIVAVGHDTVEKPPFLMRSAGGPKVIHIGYEAATVEQVYHPEAEVIGDIGATVSALAERLAGKLPAQLKMMELRQRILARINAGAEENRFPVTPQRLVHDVRAVMPEDGIVCLDNGMYKIWFARNYRTHVANTLLLDNALATMGAGLPSAMMVAMLHPGRRVLAICGDGGFMMNSQEMETAVRLGLNLVILVLNDGAYGMIRWKQAVDEFPDFGMTFGNPDFIRYAEAYGATGWRINSTDALTVTLDRAFDAGGVHLVDCPIDYSENTRVLVEELRNKVPDIDLA
- a CDS encoding heavy metal translocating P-type ATPase yields the protein MTDEQHRHNHDGAGHESHSGHAHSFAKTVKDPVCGMDVDPEKTEHHSTYHGSMFHFCSVSCKGKFEADPAAYAHPEKKQIRADAPVAEGTIYTCPMHPQIRQQGPGNCPICGMALEPEMPSLETGPSEEYLDMRRRFWVGLLLTIPVFTLEMGGHLFPSLHMLVAPQTSNWLQLLFATPVVLWAGWPFFQRGWQSVVTRHLNMFTLIAMGTGVAWVYSVLATVAPGLFPATFQTMGGAVAVYFEAAAVITALVLLGQVLELRAREQTGGAIRALLDLAPKIARRVNADGSDEDIELDAVVVGDRLRVRPGEKVPVDGTLVEGRSSIDESMITGESMPVTKLEGSKVIAGTMNQTGGFVMEAGKVGRDTMLSRIVQMVADAQRSRAPIQRLADDVSGWFVPAVILVAIVAFFAWFMVGPEPQFAHALVAAVAVLIIACPCALGLATPMSIMVGVGRGAGLGVLIKNAEALERFEKVDTLVVDKTGTLTEGRPKVTAIITADGITETDLLRQAATLERSSEHPLALAVVNAAGERGMALGDAQDFDSPVGKGVTGTVEGHRLILGSHRIMGEEGIDISPMNAKAEELRDEGATVIFMARDGVLAGLFAIADPIKETTPQAVRELTAQGIRVVMLTGDNKTTAQAVARQLGISEVEAEVLPEDKSAIVERLRKEGRIVGMAGDGVNDAPALAAADVGIAMGTGTDVAIESAGVTLLKGDLQGIVRAQQLSRATMRNIRQNLFFAFIYNAAGVPVAAGILYPTFGILLSPVIAAAAMALSSVSVIANSLRLRSAKI
- a CDS encoding cation diffusion facilitator family transporter, giving the protein MSNPSPTSHDNHAGHNHDDHAGHSHAPAVTNQNERRILISFFMILTFMVVEAIGGIVSGSLALLADAGHMLTDAIALGLAYVAFRLGRKAADGKRTFGYMRFEVIAGLVNALTLFGIVGWIMYEAYERFQQPGEVLAGPMFLVAVAGLLVNLFVLWYLTRGETDHVNVKGAVLHVMGDLLGSVGAIAAAIIIWYTNWTPIDPILSVVVSLLILRSAWALLKNALHILLEGAPDNADANDIAGWVESTVPGVEKVSHVHVWSITSGRTLATLQVKPRDGADILATVRQVAEGLKEKFKIEHPTVGIDWEENGDCSLGRQSVISLHAGHAH
- a CDS encoding ArsR/SmtB family transcription factor; this encodes MPAETLSPEETDHLSETFRLLGDPSRLRIVLACAVGPRAVTRIANDLGLSQSLVSHHLRLLRAARLVRGIRRSKQVLYELSDPHVMSVVRSIVCHLVEEK
- a CDS encoding acetoin reductase produces the protein MSVKGKAILVTGASQGIGRGIALRLATDGADIALVDIKADKLENVRKEVEALGVNATTFVADVSSRDEVYAAIDHAEKELGGFNVIVNNAGVAQVKPLSDVEPADLDRIFRINVDGVVWGIQASAKKFADLGQKGKIINAASIAGHDGFAMLGVYSATKFAVRALTQAAAKEYASKGITVNAYCPGIVGTDMWVEIDERFAEITGSPKGETFKKYVEGIALGRAQTPEDVAALVAFLASDDSDYITGQSILTDGGIVYR
- a CDS encoding metal-sensing transcriptional repressor, which gives rise to MSDSSFVHTSHDAVVKRLRRADGHLRSVVEMIEAGRSCLDIAQQLHAVEKAISQAKKTLIQDHLDHCLEDVVGPIAKEQRRSIDEFKEITKYL
- a CDS encoding MFS transporter, whose amino-acid sequence is MLQVLSNRTYRHLFLAQVIALVGTGLATIALGLLAFELAGPDAGAVLGTALAIKMIAYVGVAPIASAFTERLPRRAMLVFLDLVRACVAMFLPFVTEIWQVYVLIFVLQAASAAFTPTFQATIPDILPDEKQYTRALSLSRLAYDLESVVSPMLAAALLTVISFHSLFSGTVVGFMASAALVLTVVLPSPRPTKPRGIYDRTTRGMRIYLATPRLRGLLAINLAVASAGALVIVNTVVYVQSAFGLDQTAMALALAAFGGGSMLSALILPRLLDTVPDRPVMLSGAILLAAGTAAAALLTSYGWLLPLWFVLGLGYSTAQTPSGRLLRRSSSPEDRPALFAAQFALSHACWLIAYPLAGWAGAAFGLPGTALILAALAATAIGVAFTTWPARDPEILTHEHKELPQDHPHLREAHGRSHSHPFAIDDLHPAWPVKG
- a CDS encoding YqaA family protein, translating into MEQVLALAGLFSVAFLAATILPAQSEAAFIALQALGYPAVLLVVVAGLGNTLGAVVNWIIGRGVDRYRERRWFPVSQAALDRASRWYSNWGRWSLLLSWAPLVGDALTVAAGALREPFWSFLFLVAVAKTCRYIILAMAVAEVTP
- a CDS encoding DUF305 domain-containing protein, coding for MSHDHVAHGSPRKTHHGAHNTGGGHGSHGRPYLMFWINMTLGLVVMYVVMFSMIDGWSDFRNNMNMFYMALTMWAPMGIFMLATMPGMFPNREMNLALYVLFAALTVGSFWATRSQALIDDRQFIDSMIPHHSGAILMCREASLSDPQLVSLCAQITDAQREEIQQMEAIRSRLR